A window of uncultured Methanoregula sp. genomic DNA:
GCCGGGTTGCAGCCCCAGAAGATGACACGGTCGGCACGGTTCTTGACCTCGCCGAGCGTACAGGTCGGGAGACCGATGTCCTGCACGGCAATCAGGGTGGTGCCGTGGCAGACCGCTGCGGTGTTGTCGCAGCAGGCTTTCGAGATCTCGGCTATCTCGTTGCCTACGCTCTGGGCCTCGCAGTTGGTTGAGGACCAGCCGTACATCAGGGGCTTCTTTGCCTTCGCGAGCATCTGGGCGGTATATTCTGCAGCCTCATCATAGCTGATCTCTTTCCAGCTGCCGTCTTCCTGGCGCAGACGTGGCTTTGTGACCCGGTCGGCTGACTGGGAGTGGAGGAACTTCTCGGTACCGATAACGCAGGCATTGTAGACTTCGAGAAGCTTCTTGCCGTCATCCGACACAACGACTTCGAGATCGTCGCAGAGCGTTCCGCAGAACGGGCAGATGACGTCGGTGATATTCCTGGTCATCCTACGATCACCCCGCACTGTTTCTGGACAAGTTCGATACCGAGAAGGATGGGCTCGTTGATAGCTACTTCAACCGTGACCGGTGTGCCCTTGAAGGTCGGCATACCGGTGGAGTAGGTGTTCGGGTTGATGATCGAGTTTGCCCAGGGTCCCATCGGGATAAATGCAACGCCCGGGTGGGGTCCCTGGGTGGCCTCGACAGCCTTGACGACAACGCTGCCGTACTCGCTTGTGACCTTCACGTTGGTGTTCTTCCATGCGCCAAGGGCTTTCAAATCGACAGGGTCCATCTCGATGATACCACAGGCGGTGCGGTACGAGGGCTTCTCCTTGCCGCTCTCGATCGCAACTCCCTGCTGGATGGTCCTGCCGGAGATCAGGTTAACAGTTATTGACTTTGCCATAGTATTCCTCGCTTCAGGCCACGTTTTGGATCATCTCTCCCCTGCCGGAGAGGCGTATCACGTCATACGGGCAGGCGTTGACACAGACGCCACAACCTGCGCAGAGTTCAGCCTTCACATCGAGGTGAACAGACTTCCCGTTCCTGACGGCGTAGATCTTCTCTTTGGTAGCCGGGTCCACGGTATATAGCTCGAGGGCATCAACCGGGCATGCGATGACACAGTTGCCACAACCGGTGCATCGCTCCATGTTTACATGTACAGAAAACGCCATGCGCATCACACACATTGTCGTCGATAGATCCAATGTTGTTGAGCAAGTTAATTAAAGATATCTAAATTTACAACGTGGTAATCAAAAGTATTTAACTCGTTCCGATAAGTTATGTGGAAACCATGTACTTTTCCTGGATTCCGGCCCGTTTCCTGATCGTTTGGGATACAAAAACTGCAAGATCCGGCCCCAGATTTCATAATCACGTCCAGAATGGACGATGCCACTATATAATCGTTTGCTCCCTGCCATCCCCATGCCGGATTTATGCAATCGTATGTGTATGCGCGTAATCGAAAGATGATATCTATAATGTACCTGCACTACTCGCCTACAGTATTGCTGTAGTACATTATTGGAGAAATCCGGGAGATATGCTCAGTAAAATAGTGAACCGGATGCAAACCATTACTCTGGGTCTACCGGACTTCCCGCAGTGTGCCGGTCTCCGTTGTATCGTACCCGCCAAGATTCTTCAGGATCTCCCGGAACCGTGCCGACCGGATTGCACGGATGAGTGCCCGGACCCGTGGGTCTCCCGCATGTTCATGCCGGATGGCTATCTCGTACCTCTCCTGCGATACCGGGACAAACGGCAGATTGAGCGCTTTTGCCGCACTGTACACGCAGAGGCCGGCTTCCGCCTCCCCGCTCTTCACCGCAAGGGCAACGGCGATGTGCGTGGTCACCTCCCGCTCGTAGCCCGGGATGGAACCAGGATCGATCCCTGCCTTCTTCAGTTCAAAGTCCAGGAGCATCCGGGTGCCGGAGCCTCTCTGGCGGTTGACAAATGCCCGGCCCGGCAACTCGGCAAGCGCAAGGCCGGTCCGGGAGACAACCCCCTGCTGCCGGCCGGCAACGCAGATGAGATCGATTTTGGTCTGCGGCAGGTACTTCTGCAGGAAGGCCGTGTTGTAACTCCCGTCTTCTGCCAGCAGGTGGGTGGGGGCGGCATGGCAGTCGTCTTTTTTCAGGGCAAGGATCCCGCCCATGCTCCCCACGTGGGTTGAGATGAGGGTGATACCCTCCGGGCGGAGGAGATCGGCCAGGTAATCGAGGACCGGGTCGTGGCTGCCCGTGACGATGAGGGCATTTTCCGCCTCGTGGACCGGCACCATCAGCCGGGCCCCGACCAGATCCCCGGCTGTGTAACCCTCAGAATTGCGGGGAACCCGGATATACGCGTTTGCCCGGACAGCGCTCATCTGGACGCCGGCTCCCTTGGACTGGGGGGAGACGGTCCAGCGCTCCCCCACTTTTCCAAGCGTGCAGAGCACGAACTCGTCGGACCCGATCTCTTTTGGCAATGCCGAGGTTATCTCCGCCCGGATCACGGCCGGGTCCGGCACAACAAGACCGTAGTTTCTGAGGAACGGGAGAACGAGCTCGCGGATGATGGTCAGGGCCGAGAGCGGGTAGCCGGGAAGGCCGATGACCGGTTTTCCCCCGATTGTGCCGATGATGACCGGCTTACCCGGTTTCGTTGCAACGCCGTGGACAAGCACGGTGCCAAGCCCTGCAATGACATCCGCGGTGTAATCCTTTGTCCCTGCCGATGAACCTGCCGAGACGATGACGATATCGTTCTCCCGTGCAGCCGTTTCGATAGCTGCCCGGATCATTTCGGGCCGGTCTTCCACAAAGGGGTACCGCGTGCAGCTGGCGCCGGCCTCTTCGAGCATCGCCTTTGCCATGACCGTGTTGCTCTCCACCACCTGCCCCGGTGCCGGCCGGGTGCCGGCCGGGACGAGTTCGCTTCCCGTGGGAACGAGCCCGATCCTGACCGTGATCGCGTCGAGCATTGTGATCCCGTACGTTGCAAGTGCGCCGATCTCGTGAGGCCGGATCCGGTGGTGCGAGGGCATCACCATCTCGGACTCCGCGAGATCCTCTCCCGCCGGCCTGACATGCTGCCACGGACTTGTGGCTTTCCGGATGGTATAGGTCCCGTCCTTTTCCCAGACATCCTCGATCATGATCACGGCATCGTATTCCTGCGGGACAACATTGCCGGTGTTCACCCGGGCGGCCCGGGTGAGCGTGACCGGGTGCTGCTCGGAGGCCCCCTTTGTATCGGCACTCACAACCGCAATGCCGTCCATGGCTGCAAGATGGATCTCCGGTACCGAGAAGCGTGCAAAGATGGGGCCTGCCGTGATCCGTCCGGCTGCCTCTTCAAGCGGCACCTGCAGCACCGCCGGGACGCAGGAAAACTCCCGGGACAGGAGGGAGAGGGCATCGTCCAGCGTGATGACCGAGAGGTAACGTTTCACCATGCCGGGCCTCCGGCCTGTACGTGTCCGGCCTCACAACGGACAGGTGTTTTCCGGCATACCTGCCTTCTGCTTTCTGCCTGAATTTCGTCACCAATCCGGATCGTTTCCTGAAAAGGACGATATCCCCCCTGCATGGATCTGCACATCGCGGTCACCCCGGCTCCTGGTACTCTTTTGTTATCTCATCATGTATACCCATTATGGATCCCGGGCCCGGTGCGATCTTCAGCCGGCAGGCCAGAACGGGGTATAACCGCGATACCGGTACAATTAAAAAGATGTATCTATGAAAAAACCTAAAAAAATGACCATGGCGGAAAGACCAAAGTGCGAACGCTGCGGGAAAGAGGCTATAGGGTTCCAGTCCATGGAGGGAGGGTTTGAGCATGTCTGCAGGGATCATGCCGACAGCCTTCTCCTGGCCCTCAAACCCGGCGAGAAAAAAATTTACGGTGTCTGTGTTCTCGAACGGTACAGCTGATACCTGATCGCTTCCCGGATAATAATGGATGCAGCTCTCCGGTGAGATCGAAAGGATGTGCACGTGAACAGACTCCAGGTACCAGAACGATGGCAAAAAGACCCAAGTGCGAACAATGTGAGAAGGAGGCTATCGGGCTCCAGTCCCTGGGGTTCTGTGTCTCCTATGTATGCGAGGAGCACGCCGACAGTTCCCTTCTCGCCCTCAGACCCGGTGAAAAACAGTCGTACGAGTACTGTTATCTCGAACGGTTCGATACAACCGATCCCTGAATTTTAATAAAAAAGAGAACCCGGGTCACCAGACCTCGGGGAATGCCATGTTGGTATAGATGTCCTCAAGCCGGGCCTTGTGGCTCCGCTCCATGTTTGCCAGCTGGGAGAAGAGCAACTGCGTCTCCGTGTCAGCAGCGGCGTTTGCAAACTGGGTATACATCTGCATGGCTTCGAGTTCCTTCTTGATGGCAAGGACCAGGCCGTCGAGCGGCTTTAAGTCCATGGTCAGTTTCGGCGACGGGAGTTCATCCCCGACCTTGTAGTCGTGGCCGGCAGCGAACTTGATCTTGCCGGCATCCTTTGAGAGGAATCCCTGGAGGAACTCCCGGTGTTTCTTCTCCTCTTCTGCAAGTTCTGCAAAGAGCGATTTCAGCGCCTTGTCCTTTACCTTGTCAGCAATGCTGCGGTAAAACGTGTAGGCCTCGACTTCCCTGTCGATAGCCGTGGAAATAATCTTTTTTGCATCTTCTGCTTTCATGAATACACCTCCCTTTTTTTAGTGTTCCTTTGCCGGGTTGAACACGTTCAGATAGATCATGTCGCTGCCGGTGTTGTGCAGCCGCGAGCGCTCGGCTTTCTCCTCTGCGTAAGCAAGGATCGGAAGCTCCATGCTGATACCCGGGGTGTGGCCGAACATCTTCTCGAGCTCGACCTGCTGGGCGTGCATGAAGAGCGCGTTCGGGATCTCGGCCGGGCAGAGTTCCTGGCACTGGCCGCAGTTCACGCAGGAGTCTGCGATATGGGCAAACCGGATCAGGTGGAACATGAAGTTCGGCGGAAGTTCGCCAGGCTTGACATATGCCGGGTTCTTGGTCGTGCAGTCAACGCAGTAGCAGATCGGGCAGGCCTCGATACAGGAATAACACTTGATGCACCGGGAGGTCTCACTCATGATCTTCTTTAAGCGGTCCTTGCCTTCGCCAAGTCCTTCGAAGTCATGCTTGCGCCACTTGTCGCCGAGTTTCAGCATTGCGCCCTCGACTTTCCCGCGAATCTCAAGACCCTTGGGGCTCGCGGCCTCGGTTGCGAGGATACCAGTCTTGACTGCACCGGAGACCAGGTTTGCACCTTTCTCGGAGCAGACTTCCACGAACGTAGCTTTTCCGGCCTTCTCGCCGATGACGCCCCAGTTTCCGCAGGCAAGGTCTGCCTGCCGGGGAACTTTCATCTTGCAACGGCGGCAGTTGGACCTGCGGCCATAGCCTGCCTCTTCGAGTTCGTCAACGGAGATGCCCTTGTGGCCACCCTCGTACTCGATGATGAACTGGCCCTTGTCGATCTCTTCCTTGTGGACAACGTTCGGGTCAACGCCGTACTTCTCGGCAATCATTTTGCGGGCAAGGACCGGGCTGACCGACCCGCCGCAGTTGACACCGATCATGACGATGTTGTCGAGGTTGATCTGCTTCCTCTTGGCAAGTTCGTAGAATGCCATGGCGTCGCAGCCCTTGACGGTGACGCCGATCTTCATGGTTGCGGCGCCGTCCATGTACTTCTTGATGAGCTTGGGCAGGAGGAGCGTTCCGCAGTGAAGGGAACCGGCTGTCTTTGCAAGATCCTTGGGGTCGGATATCAGGACCGGCTGTGCATCGTAGAGGTCGGTTCCCTTGGTGATGACGAGAACGGCATCGACTGCCTTTGACTCAAGGGCGAATTTCCAGAGTGCGGTAACTGCGCCACCGAGTTCGGCTTTCTTCTTGATGTCAGCGTCGGTGGTCCATGCATAGAGCATATCGCCTTTCTTTGCCATTTCAGGCCTCCTTGATCTTCTCTATTTTACAGGCACAGGCCTTGAATTCGGGGATCTTTGCAACCGGGTCAAGCGCATTGTGTGTCAGGATATTTGCTGCACATTCCACGAAATGGAACGGGATGAAAACAACGCCCTTCTTGATGTCTTTCGTGATCCGGATGCCAATCGTGATCTCCCCGCGGCGGGAGATTGCCCGGACCATTTCCTTGTCCTTGACGTTCAGTTCTTTTGCATCCTCGGGATTGATCTCGAACCATCCCGTGGGCTCTTCGCGCTCAAGGCTCGGGGAACGGCGGGTCATTGAGCCGGTGTGCCAGTGCCAGATGCAGCGGCCGGTGGTCAGGAGAAGCGGGTACTCCTTGTCCGGAACTTCTGCCGGCGGTTTCCACTCGATCGGGGTGAAGATACCCAGGCCGTCGGGGTGTGAGAACTTCTCCTTGTGGAGGATGGGGGTTCCCGGGTGCTCCTTTGTGGGGCAGGGCCAGTGGAGGGCTTCGGGCTTCTCGAGCCGGGCATAGTCCATGCCGCCATAGGAAGGGGTGACCTTTGCGATCTCCGTGAAGATCTCTTCTGCACTCTTGTACGGGAACTGCTTCTCGTATCCCATTGCCTTTGCAATGTCGCAGATGATCTGCCAGTCAACCCGTGCCTCGCCGGGCGGGTCCTGTGCCTTTCTCCACTTCTGGACACGGCGTTCGGTCGAAGTCTGGGTCCCGTCCTTTTCTGCAAAGCAGGTTGCCGGGAGTACAACATGAGCAAGCTGGGCAGTCTCGGTTAAGAAGATGTCCTGCACGACAATGAACTCTGCATTCCTGAGTCCCTTCTCCACGTGATGGAGGTCAGGATCGGAGAGCATCGGGTTCTCGCCCATGATGTAGACCGCCTTGACCTTGCCGGGCTCATCTGCAAGGGTATTGATGAGCGTGGTGACCGTCAGGCCGACTTTGCCCTCGGCAATCTGGCAGCCCCAGGCATCTTCCATCTTCTTCTTCATCTCGGGAACCAGTACCGACTGGTACCCTGAGTACACGTTTGCAAGGGCTCCCATGTCGCAGGCGCCCTGCACATTGTTCTGGCCACGCAGTGCGCAGATGCCGGTTCCGGGTCTTCCGAGGTTGCCGGTCAACATCTGGAGATTTGCAACCGACTTGACGTTGTCGACACCGGTTGTGTGCTGGGTGATACCCATCGAGTAGAGAACCGCTGACTGGCCGGATTTGCCGAACCATTCTGCTGCGGTGATGATGTCGGCTGCGGGGACACCGGTGATCTTCGAGACGTTCTCGGGGCTGTAGGCATCCTTCATCACGACTTCTTTGACCTTCTCGAAATCTTTCGTCCGGTTCTTGATGAAGTCCTTGTTCTCCCAGCCGTTCTTGAGGATCAGCTGCATGAAGCAGTTCAGTAACGCCACATCGGTACCTGAGTAGAACTGCAGGTGCAGGTCGGCTATCTTCCCGGTCGGCGTGAGCCGCGGGTCGGCGTAGATGATCTTTGCACCCTTCATCTTCGCCTGCATGATGCGGCGACCTATCAGCGGGTGCTGCTCGAATGTATTGGTACCGATGACCAGGAGGCACTTTGATTCGGCAATATCCGCAATCGACTGGGTCATTGCACCGGACCCGAATGCACCGGCGAGGCCA
This region includes:
- a CDS encoding molybdopterin dinucleotide binding domain-containing protein, producing MAKSITVNLISGRTIQQGVAIESGKEKPSYRTACGIIEMDPVDLKALGAWKNTNVKVTSEYGSVVVKAVEATQGPHPGVAFIPMGPWANSIINPNTYSTGMPTFKGTPVTVEVAINEPILLGIELVQKQCGVIVG
- a CDS encoding 4Fe-4S binding protein; protein product: MAFSVHVNMERCTGCGNCVIACPVDALELYTVDPATKEKIYAVRNGKSVHLDVKAELCAGCGVCVNACPYDVIRLSGRGEMIQNVA
- a CDS encoding molybdopterin biosynthesis protein, producing the protein MVKRYLSVITLDDALSLLSREFSCVPAVLQVPLEEAAGRITAGPIFARFSVPEIHLAAMDGIAVVSADTKGASEQHPVTLTRAARVNTGNVVPQEYDAVIMIEDVWEKDGTYTIRKATSPWQHVRPAGEDLAESEMVMPSHHRIRPHEIGALATYGITMLDAITVRIGLVPTGSELVPAGTRPAPGQVVESNTVMAKAMLEEAGASCTRYPFVEDRPEMIRAAIETAARENDIVIVSAGSSAGTKDYTADVIAGLGTVLVHGVATKPGKPVIIGTIGGKPVIGLPGYPLSALTIIRELVLPFLRNYGLVVPDPAVIRAEITSALPKEIGSDEFVLCTLGKVGERWTVSPQSKGAGVQMSAVRANAYIRVPRNSEGYTAGDLVGARLMVPVHEAENALIVTGSHDPVLDYLADLLRPEGITLISTHVGSMGGILALKKDDCHAAPTHLLAEDGSYNTAFLQKYLPQTKIDLICVAGRQQGVVSRTGLALAELPGRAFVNRQRGSGTRMLLDFELKKAGIDPGSIPGYEREVTTHIAVALAVKSGEAEAGLCVYSAAKALNLPFVPVSQERYEIAIRHEHAGDPRVRALIRAIRSARFREILKNLGGYDTTETGTLREVR
- a CDS encoding ferritin family protein translates to MKAEDAKKIISTAIDREVEAYTFYRSIADKVKDKALKSLFAELAEEEKKHREFLQGFLSKDAGKIKFAAGHDYKVGDELPSPKLTMDLKPLDGLVLAIKKELEAMQMYTQFANAAADTETQLLFSQLANMERSHKARLEDIYTNMAFPEVW
- a CDS encoding Coenzyme F420 hydrogenase/dehydrogenase, beta subunit C-terminal domain, giving the protein MAKKGDMLYAWTTDADIKKKAELGGAVTALWKFALESKAVDAVLVITKGTDLYDAQPVLISDPKDLAKTAGSLHCGTLLLPKLIKKYMDGAATMKIGVTVKGCDAMAFYELAKRKQINLDNIVMIGVNCGGSVSPVLARKMIAEKYGVDPNVVHKEEIDKGQFIIEYEGGHKGISVDELEEAGYGRRSNCRRCKMKVPRQADLACGNWGVIGEKAGKATFVEVCSEKGANLVSGAVKTGILATEAASPKGLEIRGKVEGAMLKLGDKWRKHDFEGLGEGKDRLKKIMSETSRCIKCYSCIEACPICYCVDCTTKNPAYVKPGELPPNFMFHLIRFAHIADSCVNCGQCQELCPAEIPNALFMHAQQVELEKMFGHTPGISMELPILAYAEEKAERSRLHNTGSDMIYLNVFNPAKEH
- the fdhF gene encoding formate dehydrogenase subunit alpha gives rise to the protein MEFRYVPTTCPYCGTGCGFNLVVKDKKVVGVQPWQRNPVNEGKLCPKGNYAWEFVNNPERLTKPLIKKDGKFVEASWDEALKLIAQKFKSYKGEEMACLASARVSNEENYLMQKFARAVMKTPNIDHCARLCHASTVVGLAGAFGSGAMTQSIADIAESKCLLVIGTNTFEQHPLIGRRIMQAKMKGAKIIYADPRLTPTGKIADLHLQFYSGTDVALLNCFMQLILKNGWENKDFIKNRTKDFEKVKEVVMKDAYSPENVSKITGVPAADIITAAEWFGKSGQSAVLYSMGITQHTTGVDNVKSVANLQMLTGNLGRPGTGICALRGQNNVQGACDMGALANVYSGYQSVLVPEMKKKMEDAWGCQIAEGKVGLTVTTLINTLADEPGKVKAVYIMGENPMLSDPDLHHVEKGLRNAEFIVVQDIFLTETAQLAHVVLPATCFAEKDGTQTSTERRVQKWRKAQDPPGEARVDWQIICDIAKAMGYEKQFPYKSAEEIFTEIAKVTPSYGGMDYARLEKPEALHWPCPTKEHPGTPILHKEKFSHPDGLGIFTPIEWKPPAEVPDKEYPLLLTTGRCIWHWHTGSMTRRSPSLEREEPTGWFEINPEDAKELNVKDKEMVRAISRRGEITIGIRITKDIKKGVVFIPFHFVECAANILTHNALDPVAKIPEFKACACKIEKIKEA